A single region of the Sulfitobacter geojensis genome encodes:
- a CDS encoding GntR family transcriptional regulator, with product MNVDVITPTNPFLGPETGKMPAHQAVYEKLRVMILFGDLAPGQPVTIQGLTDQLNVGMTPVREALRRLIAEGALTHQGNRRVSVPILTSDCADELGFMRKTLEPELARRATLRLTPVALDAITACDDALNRAIAQGDIGGYLTHNYRFHAMIYDAADAPIMAATVDRLWLRFGPSLRVVCGRFGTDSLPDKHQDLLAALRARDVGAAALAMAEDVAQGVEQICSALQDS from the coding sequence ATGAATGTGGATGTGATCACCCCGACAAACCCGTTTCTTGGGCCTGAAACAGGAAAAATGCCCGCGCATCAGGCAGTTTATGAAAAACTGCGGGTGATGATTCTGTTCGGGGACCTCGCCCCCGGTCAACCGGTGACGATTCAAGGGCTGACCGATCAGTTGAACGTCGGCATGACACCGGTACGAGAAGCGCTGCGTCGCCTCATTGCCGAAGGGGCATTGACCCACCAAGGCAACCGTCGCGTCAGTGTACCGATTTTGACATCCGACTGCGCTGACGAGCTGGGATTTATGCGCAAAACACTTGAACCCGAGCTTGCACGGCGCGCGACGTTACGGCTCACGCCGGTCGCTTTGGATGCGATTACGGCCTGTGACGACGCGCTGAACCGGGCTATCGCACAGGGGGATATCGGCGGCTATCTGACCCACAACTATCGTTTTCACGCAATGATTTACGACGCCGCCGATGCCCCGATCATGGCCGCCACCGTCGACCGGCTTTGGCTGCGCTTCGGCCCGTCGCTCAGGGTGGTATGTGGAAGGTTCGGCACCGATAGCTTGCCGGATAAACATCAGGACTTGCTTGCTGCGCTGCGGGCCCGTGACGTGGGCGCCGCCGCCTTAGCCATGGCCGAGGACGTCGCGCAGGGTGTCGAACAGATTTGTTCCGCCCTACAGGACAGCTGA
- a CDS encoding helix-turn-helix transcriptional regulator: MTRTHRLFQLMTTLRRLPAPVRATQLADEMGTSLRTVYRDIEALRGLGAVIDGEAGFGYTLIEDAALPPLGFEDDELEALVLGLRDVAVIGDPALAKAAETALAKLTARVPPRQAHRLQHAILDARRFFRPAAPRIDVAGLRAATWEEETVRFSYTDGKGAPTTREVDPLGLVFLQDTNMLMAWCHLRRDFRVFRLDRMDDLARTGRSFRPRRVPMLRDYTAILRAEALDRAERRADR, from the coding sequence ATGACCCGCACGCACCGCCTGTTCCAGTTGATGACAACCCTGCGCCGGTTACCTGCGCCGGTTAGGGCGACGCAGCTTGCCGATGAAATGGGCACGTCTTTGCGCACGGTTTACCGTGATATTGAGGCGCTGCGCGGTTTAGGGGCGGTGATCGACGGCGAAGCTGGTTTTGGCTATACCTTGATCGAAGATGCCGCGCTGCCGCCGTTAGGTTTTGAGGATGACGAGCTTGAGGCGCTGGTGTTGGGCCTGCGCGACGTTGCGGTGATTGGGGATCCGGCGCTTGCGAAAGCGGCCGAAACGGCGCTGGCCAAGCTGACGGCGCGTGTTCCGCCGCGCCAGGCACATCGTTTGCAACATGCCATTCTGGACGCGCGCCGGTTTTTCCGACCCGCCGCACCGCGCATTGACGTGGCCGGTCTGCGCGCCGCAACATGGGAGGAAGAGACCGTGCGGTTTTCCTATACCGACGGTAAGGGCGCACCCACCACCCGTGAGGTTGATCCGCTGGGACTTGTGTTTTTGCAGGATACAAACATGTTGATGGCATGGTGTCATTTGCGTCGTGATTTCAGGGTGTTCCGGTTGGATCGAATGGATGATCTCGCGCGGACAGGCCGCAGTTTCAGACCAAGGCGTGTGCCTATGTTGCGAGACTATACCGCGATTTTGAGGGCCGAAGCGCTGGATCGGGCGGAACGCCGCGCGGACAGATGA
- a CDS encoding polyamine ABC transporter substrate-binding protein, with protein sequence MKNRMLGAAAIATLTAGAAVAEEVRVYNWSDYIDEALLEKFETETGIELIYDVFDSNEVLETKLLAGGSGYDVVVPSGTFLQRQITAGAFQKLDPSKLSNMDNMWDTINDRLKKYDPEGAYAINYMWGTTGIGVNINKVKEVLGDDAPVDSLALVLDPANMEKLSECGVHFLDAPAEIIPATLAYIGEDPDSQDTDVIAKTEPVLSAVAPFVQKFHSSEYINALANGDICVAVGWSGDILQARDRAAEAENGVEIEYYAPKEGALMWFDNMAIPVDAPNPDAAHKFLNFIMDAQNMAAASNYVYYANGNKASQEFLVEDVIGDVAIYPDAATLENLYTTSPYGPKVQRSVTRMWTKIKSGT encoded by the coding sequence ATGAAGAATCGTATGTTGGGTGCCGCCGCCATTGCCACATTGACTGCGGGTGCTGCTGTCGCCGAAGAGGTCCGCGTTTACAACTGGTCGGATTATATTGACGAAGCTTTGCTGGAAAAGTTCGAGACAGAGACCGGCATCGAGCTGATCTATGACGTATTCGATAGCAATGAAGTGCTTGAGACCAAGCTGCTGGCGGGTGGGTCGGGCTATGACGTTGTTGTGCCGTCGGGCACTTTCCTGCAACGCCAGATCACGGCGGGCGCGTTCCAGAAATTGGACCCGTCCAAGCTGTCGAACATGGACAACATGTGGGATACGATCAACGACCGCTTGAAAAAGTATGACCCCGAAGGTGCCTATGCGATCAACTATATGTGGGGCACCACAGGCATCGGCGTGAACATCAACAAAGTCAAAGAAGTGCTGGGCGATGACGCGCCGGTGGATTCGCTGGCATTGGTGCTTGATCCTGCGAACATGGAAAAATTGTCGGAATGCGGTGTGCATTTCCTTGATGCGCCGGCAGAGATTATTCCCGCGACACTGGCCTATATTGGTGAGGACCCCGACAGTCAGGATACCGATGTCATCGCCAAGACAGAGCCGGTGCTTTCCGCTGTTGCGCCCTTTGTGCAGAAATTCCACAGCTCGGAATACATCAACGCTTTGGCCAATGGTGACATCTGCGTGGCCGTCGGTTGGTCCGGTGACATCTTGCAGGCCCGCGATCGTGCAGCAGAGGCCGAAAACGGCGTCGAGATTGAATATTACGCCCCCAAAGAAGGCGCGTTGATGTGGTTCGACAACATGGCCATCCCGGTCGATGCACCAAACCCGGATGCTGCGCATAAGTTCCTGAACTTTATCATGGATGCGCAGAACATGGCGGCGGCGTCGAACTATGTTTATTATGCCAACGGTAACAAGGCGTCACAGGAGTTTCTGGTTGAAGATGTGATCGGTGATGTTGCGATCTACCCTGATGCTGCGACGCTTGAGAACCTGTATACCACGTCGCCCTATGGCCCGAAGGTGCAGCGCAGCGTGACGCGGATGTGGACCAAAATTAAGTCCGGTACATAA
- a CDS encoding ABC transporter permease subunit, which yields MRRATLILVPYLWLLLLFFAPFLIVLKISLSDAALAIPPYTPNLKDGIGALISELDFENFVFLTEDDLYWKAYLSSLRIAFVSTVLTLLVGYPIAYGMAKAPEEWRATLMMLVILPFWTSFLIRVYAWMGILSNEGLLNQLLMWLGVTSEPLVILNTTTAVYIGIVYTYLPFMILPIYAALDRLDASLDEAAQDLGCTRMQAFWLVTIPLSKNGIVAGSFLVFIPALGEFVIPSLLGGSGTLMIGKVLWEEFFNNRDWPVASAVAVILLLILILPIVLFQRNQQKQQEAEQ from the coding sequence ATGCGCCGCGCCACCCTGATCCTCGTGCCATACCTGTGGCTTTTGCTGCTGTTCTTTGCACCTTTTCTGATCGTTCTGAAAATATCGCTGTCCGATGCTGCCTTGGCGATCCCCCCCTACACACCGAATCTCAAAGACGGCATCGGTGCCTTGATCAGCGAGCTGGATTTCGAGAACTTTGTCTTCCTCACCGAAGACGATCTGTATTGGAAAGCCTACCTGAGTTCCCTGCGTATCGCTTTTGTGTCGACGGTGCTGACCTTGCTGGTCGGGTATCCGATTGCCTACGGTATGGCGAAAGCGCCGGAGGAATGGCGCGCCACGCTGATGATGTTGGTGATCCTGCCGTTCTGGACGTCATTTCTGATCCGCGTTTACGCGTGGATGGGCATTCTCAGCAACGAAGGGTTGTTGAACCAATTGCTGATGTGGCTGGGGGTGACAAGCGAACCTTTGGTGATCCTGAACACCACGACAGCGGTCTACATCGGTATCGTTTACACCTATCTGCCCTTTATGATCCTGCCGATTTATGCCGCCCTTGACCGGCTGGACGCGTCCCTGGATGAGGCGGCGCAGGACCTGGGTTGTACGCGCATGCAGGCCTTTTGGCTGGTCACCATTCCATTGTCGAAAAACGGGATCGTTGCCGGGTCTTTTCTGGTGTTTATCCCGGCGCTGGGCGAATTTGTGATCCCTTCGCTGCTGGGCGGATCGGGTACGTTGATGATCGGTAAGGTTCTTTGGGAAGAGTTCTTTAACAACCGCGACTGGCCTGTGGCATCGGCCGTTGCCGTCATCTTGTTGTTGATCCTGATTCTGCCGATTGTCCTGTTCCAGCGCAACCAGCAAAAACAGCAGGAGGCCGAACAATGA
- a CDS encoding lytic murein transglycosylase: MGKPMYRRAILIFMAFVWSVPVWAIGPETSVRPAERQINVTDQTDRSQTDAGLADWIAGFRTRALAQGIDGTTFDVALKGATYDPAIIKRDRNQAEFTKTIWDYLDTAVSDLRIANGRKSMGRFQDTLNRIEATYGVEKEVIVAIWGLESAYGTFRGSAPVLNGLATLAYDARRAAFFEGELIHALRILQDGDTSPALMRGSWAGAMGHTQFMPSSFAAHAVDFDGDGKRNIWGEDPRDALASTGAYLKHFGWTAGQPWGVEVRLPADFDYTLADRGNTQLPSVWAKLGIAPLNGAFDDADGVASILLPGGAEGAAFMIFANFAVLEKYNTADAYVIGVGHLSDRINGGNGIQHSWPRHLRALSKPERIELQKRLTAAGFDTVKIDAKMGPLTINAVRNFQKAKGLVPDGFPSLSVLDRLRAL, from the coding sequence ATGGGGAAACCTATGTATCGTCGTGCGATCCTGATCTTCATGGCCTTTGTGTGGTCGGTCCCTGTTTGGGCAATTGGGCCGGAAACCTCAGTAAGGCCGGCAGAACGTCAAATCAATGTCACTGATCAGACCGATCGTTCGCAAACCGATGCAGGATTGGCCGATTGGATCGCTGGCTTTCGCACCCGTGCATTGGCGCAAGGCATTGATGGGACTACTTTTGACGTCGCTTTAAAAGGCGCCACTTATGATCCCGCGATTATCAAACGCGACCGCAATCAGGCCGAATTCACCAAGACGATCTGGGATTATCTGGATACGGCGGTATCCGATTTGCGCATTGCAAACGGGCGCAAATCGATGGGACGGTTTCAGGACACCTTGAACCGGATCGAAGCGACATATGGCGTTGAAAAAGAGGTAATCGTAGCGATTTGGGGGCTGGAAAGTGCTTACGGTACGTTTCGTGGCAGCGCTCCGGTCCTCAATGGGCTTGCGACGCTGGCCTATGATGCGCGCCGCGCCGCGTTTTTCGAAGGTGAGTTGATTCACGCCCTGCGCATTTTGCAGGACGGGGATACGTCTCCAGCGTTGATGCGCGGCAGTTGGGCGGGTGCCATGGGCCACACTCAATTTATGCCTTCGTCTTTCGCAGCCCATGCGGTGGACTTTGACGGTGACGGCAAACGAAACATCTGGGGGGAAGATCCCCGCGATGCTTTGGCTTCAACAGGCGCGTATCTTAAGCATTTTGGCTGGACGGCAGGGCAACCATGGGGTGTTGAAGTCCGCCTGCCGGCAGATTTTGATTATACGCTGGCAGATCGCGGCAATACCCAACTGCCAAGCGTTTGGGCGAAGCTGGGCATTGCGCCGTTAAACGGTGCGTTTGATGACGCAGATGGCGTCGCGTCGATCCTTTTACCCGGGGGCGCGGAGGGGGCGGCATTTATGATCTTTGCCAATTTCGCGGTGTTGGAAAAGTACAATACCGCCGACGCCTATGTGATCGGCGTGGGACATTTGAGTGACAGAATAAATGGTGGCAATGGCATACAACACAGCTGGCCACGCCATCTGCGGGCGCTAAGCAAGCCCGAGCGGATCGAACTACAGAAACGACTGACGGCAGCAGGGTTTGATACGGTCAAAATTGACGCCAAGATGGGCCCGCTTACGATCAACGCGGTACGGAATTTTCAGAAAGCCAAAGGGCTTGTTCCCGATGGCTTTCCGTCGCTTTCCGTGCTGGATCGTCTGCGTGCATTGTAG
- a CDS encoding glutathione S-transferase family protein — MITLITYPASFGQPAASPFCIKAIWLLNMSGQNWARQDTPDPRKMPKQKLPAIRVDERIIPDSENIRSYLETRGADFDAGLTDMEKSTSRAFIRMAEEHMYFHVVMERWGDDTVWPIIRDTYFSAIPRLLRGTITNKLRKTLMRGMHAQGLGRFTPQERLDRLESDLQAITTRLWHGPFLFGNKPTAADASVAAMLANMRATPGNPRMKMRIAEDEILCRYIDRASDAMNQPVTAASATLCA; from the coding sequence ATGATCACGCTCATCACATACCCCGCATCATTCGGCCAGCCTGCCGCGAGTCCCTTCTGCATAAAAGCAATCTGGCTGCTCAACATGTCGGGTCAAAACTGGGCGCGCCAAGACACTCCCGACCCGCGCAAAATGCCAAAGCAGAAACTGCCTGCCATCCGCGTGGATGAACGCATCATCCCCGACAGTGAAAACATCCGCAGCTATCTTGAAACGCGAGGCGCTGATTTTGACGCCGGGCTGACGGACATGGAAAAATCCACCTCTCGCGCTTTTATCCGCATGGCCGAGGAACACATGTATTTCCACGTCGTCATGGAACGTTGGGGCGATGACACGGTTTGGCCCATCATCCGCGACACCTATTTCTCCGCGATTCCACGTCTGTTGCGGGGAACGATCACCAACAAACTGCGCAAGACGCTAATGCGCGGCATGCATGCGCAGGGGCTGGGACGGTTTACACCACAGGAACGTCTGGACCGGTTGGAAAGTGATTTACAGGCCATCACCACACGGCTTTGGCACGGCCCATTTCTGTTTGGGAATAAACCAACAGCAGCAGACGCTTCTGTGGCGGCAATGCTGGCCAACATGCGCGCGACACCGGGGAACCCTCGCATGAAAATGCGCATCGCAGAAGATGAAATTCTCTGTCGTTATATCGACCGCGCAAGCGACGCGATGAACCAGCCAGTCACCGCCGCGTCCGCGACACTTTGCGCTTGA
- the rnr gene encoding ribonuclease R, whose translation MNKIPSKAEILEWIEQNPTLTAKRDIAKAFGIKGSARIDLKQLLKELQAEGHLEKRKKSYQDPDRLPPVSVLVVTGPDSQGDLFAKPMEWHGEAREPNVLLIPKAGDPALGEGDRILARLTLVKDDTHAYEGRLIRRIGTNPKKLLGVFRKRSEGGRIVPIDKGADREWTVSEGDINGAKDGELVEAEQAGPKGRMGLPKARITDRLGDPSAPKAVSLIAIHQHGIPDVFPDDVVAQADAATPAGLDGREDLQELPLITIDPSDARDHDDACYAHADGDPKNEGGHVVWVAIADVAAYVTPDSALDREARKRGNSTYFPDRVVPMLPDRLSGDLCSLHEGVPRACIAVRMVLDAKGNKLSHTFHRGLMRSPASLHYEEVQDAIDGRPNERTKPLLEPVLEPLYAAYAALQLARAERQPLDLDLPERRVELAEDGTVKSINFKDRLDAHRLIEEFMVLANVAAAETLLAKKVPLLYRIHEEPSPDKLESLRETAQASGFTLAKGQVLQTRHLNKLLNDAAGTDEAELINLSTLRSMTQAYYGPAHIGHFGLALRSYAHFTSPIRRYADLIVHRALITAHGWGKDGLRPEDFESLEQTGAHISDTERRSMVAERDTTDRYLAAYLSERVGNEFTGRISGIARFGVFVKLDETGADGLLPMRALGREYFHHDAETQTLRGSDTGMIISLGQRVKVRLAEAVPVTGGISLELLELEDQKIKQGSRSPAGRNPRRKSNKAKRKKDKIKRKVSRTRR comes from the coding sequence ATGAATAAAATACCTTCCAAAGCCGAGATTCTTGAGTGGATCGAACAGAACCCGACCCTGACGGCCAAGCGCGACATCGCAAAAGCGTTCGGCATCAAGGGGTCTGCGCGGATTGATCTGAAACAGCTTCTTAAAGAGCTGCAGGCCGAAGGGCATTTGGAAAAGCGCAAGAAATCCTATCAAGATCCTGATCGCCTGCCGCCAGTGTCGGTATTGGTTGTCACAGGGCCCGACAGTCAGGGTGACCTGTTTGCCAAACCGATGGAATGGCACGGCGAAGCCCGCGAACCGAACGTGCTGTTGATCCCCAAAGCTGGCGATCCGGCGCTGGGTGAAGGCGACCGTATTCTGGCGCGGCTGACCTTGGTCAAGGACGACACTCACGCCTATGAGGGGCGGTTGATCCGTCGCATCGGGACGAACCCGAAAAAGCTGCTGGGCGTCTTTCGCAAGCGCAGTGAAGGCGGGCGGATCGTCCCCATCGATAAGGGCGCGGATCGCGAATGGACGGTTTCCGAGGGCGACATCAACGGTGCCAAAGACGGTGAGTTGGTCGAGGCAGAGCAAGCCGGCCCAAAGGGCCGTATGGGGCTGCCCAAGGCGCGGATCACCGACCGATTGGGCGACCCGTCTGCCCCCAAGGCCGTGTCACTGATTGCAATCCACCAGCACGGCATTCCTGACGTGTTTCCAGATGACGTTGTAGCACAGGCAGATGCAGCCACGCCTGCGGGGCTGGACGGGCGCGAAGATCTGCAAGAACTGCCGTTGATCACGATTGATCCGTCAGATGCGCGTGATCACGATGATGCCTGCTATGCCCATGCGGATGGCGATCCCAAGAATGAAGGCGGCCATGTTGTTTGGGTCGCGATTGCCGATGTCGCGGCCTATGTCACACCGGATTCCGCACTGGACCGCGAGGCGCGCAAACGTGGTAACTCCACCTATTTCCCCGACCGTGTGGTGCCGATGTTGCCCGACAGGTTGTCGGGTGATCTGTGCTCACTGCATGAAGGCGTGCCGCGTGCCTGTATAGCCGTGCGCATGGTGCTCGACGCCAAGGGTAACAAGCTGTCGCATACGTTCCACCGCGGCCTCATGCGCTCGCCTGCGTCGTTGCATTACGAAGAGGTGCAGGATGCCATCGACGGGCGGCCCAACGAGCGCACAAAACCTTTGTTAGAGCCTGTATTAGAGCCGCTTTATGCAGCCTACGCGGCCTTGCAGCTGGCGCGTGCCGAACGTCAACCGCTTGATCTTGATCTGCCCGAAAGGCGTGTGGAACTGGCAGAAGACGGCACTGTTAAATCGATCAACTTCAAGGACCGTCTGGACGCGCACAGGCTGATTGAAGAGTTCATGGTGCTGGCCAATGTCGCTGCGGCCGAGACTCTATTGGCGAAAAAGGTACCGCTATTGTACCGCATCCATGAAGAGCCCTCGCCAGATAAACTCGAAAGCTTGCGCGAGACGGCACAGGCGTCGGGTTTTACGCTGGCCAAAGGGCAGGTGTTGCAGACACGGCATCTGAACAAGCTGCTGAACGATGCCGCCGGAACGGATGAGGCCGAGTTGATCAACCTGTCGACCCTGCGGTCCATGACGCAAGCCTATTACGGCCCTGCGCATATTGGGCATTTCGGTCTGGCACTACGCTCTTATGCGCATTTCACCTCGCCCATTCGCCGTTATGCGGACCTGATTGTGCACCGCGCGTTGATCACCGCGCACGGTTGGGGCAAGGACGGTCTGCGCCCTGAAGATTTTGAAAGTCTTGAGCAAACCGGCGCGCATATTTCCGATACAGAGCGCCGTTCGATGGTTGCTGAGCGCGATACAACCGATCGCTATCTGGCCGCCTATCTGTCCGAACGTGTCGGCAACGAATTTACCGGCCGTATCAGCGGCATCGCGCGGTTCGGTGTGTTTGTGAAGCTTGATGAAACCGGCGCTGACGGGTTGCTGCCGATGCGGGCATTGGGGCGGGAATATTTCCATCACGATGCCGAAACACAGACCCTGCGCGGATCCGACACCGGCATGATCATCAGCCTTGGTCAACGTGTCAAAGTGCGTCTGGCAGAGGCGGTGCCGGTCACAGGTGGTATATCGCTGGAATTGCTGGAACTGGAAGATCAGAAGATCAAGCAGGGCAGCAGATCACCGGCCGGGCGTAACCCGCGCCGGAAATCAAACAAAGCCAAGCGCAAGAAAGACAAGATCAAGCGCAAAGTGTCGCGGACGCGGCGGTGA
- a CDS encoding aspartate aminotransferase family protein: MSAITNHLPTAELQALDAAHHMHPFTTGDELAAKGARVITRAKGVYLTDSEGNEILDAMAGLWCVNLGYGRPEMGQVAMRQMNELPYYNTFFQTTHVPVIALSAELAKLAPGNLNHIFYAGSGSEANDTNLRMVRTYWAEKGQPEKSHIISRKNAYHGSSVGSGSLGGMTYIHEQGGMPIPGIHHIGQPDWWSEGGDQTPEEFGLARAQELEAKILELGEEKVAAFIGEPVQGAGGVIIPPATYWPEIQRICKKYNVLLIADEVICGFGRTGNWFGSETMGITPDIMTIAKGLSSGYAPIGGSIVSDEIAEVINACEFNHGYTYSGHPVCAAVAMENLRIMQEEDLMSHIRNVAMPALHAALKDLGEHPLVGGVNVSGLMASLPLTPHKESRAKFAGDAGTVGYMCREHCFNNNLVMRHVGDRMIISPPLVITPEEIDVFAKRAKQALDATYKDLKDKDMLKAAS; encoded by the coding sequence ATGTCCGCAATCACCAACCATTTGCCTACCGCCGAACTACAGGCGCTTGACGCTGCGCATCACATGCACCCCTTTACCACCGGCGACGAGTTGGCCGCAAAAGGCGCGCGCGTTATCACACGTGCCAAGGGCGTTTACCTGACCGACAGCGAAGGCAATGAAATTCTGGACGCAATGGCTGGGCTGTGGTGTGTGAACCTCGGCTACGGTCGCCCTGAAATGGGTCAGGTCGCGATGCGCCAGATGAATGAACTGCCCTATTACAATACGTTTTTCCAAACCACCCATGTGCCTGTGATTGCCCTGTCGGCGGAACTGGCAAAGCTTGCGCCGGGCAATCTGAACCACATCTTTTACGCCGGATCAGGGTCTGAAGCCAACGACACCAATCTGCGGATGGTGCGCACCTATTGGGCCGAAAAGGGCCAGCCGGAAAAATCACATATCATCAGCCGCAAGAACGCCTATCATGGCTCTTCGGTCGGGTCCGGCTCTTTGGGCGGCATGACCTACATCCACGAACAGGGCGGCATGCCGATTCCGGGCATTCACCACATCGGCCAGCCGGATTGGTGGTCCGAAGGCGGTGATCAGACACCTGAAGAATTCGGCCTTGCCCGCGCGCAGGAACTCGAAGCAAAAATTCTTGAACTGGGCGAAGAAAAAGTTGCCGCCTTCATCGGCGAACCGGTGCAGGGCGCGGGTGGCGTCATCATCCCGCCGGCGACCTACTGGCCTGAAATTCAGCGTATCTGTAAGAAATACAACGTCCTGCTGATCGCGGATGAGGTGATCTGCGGCTTTGGGCGCACGGGCAACTGGTTCGGATCCGAAACAATGGGCATCACACCCGACATCATGACCATCGCGAAAGGGCTGTCATCTGGCTATGCGCCCATTGGTGGCTCTATTGTCTCGGACGAGATCGCCGAGGTTATCAACGCCTGCGAATTCAATCACGGGTACACATATTCCGGCCACCCGGTTTGTGCCGCTGTCGCGATGGAAAACCTGCGGATCATGCAGGAAGAAGACCTGATGTCCCATATCCGTAACGTGGCCATGCCCGCGCTGCACGCTGCATTGAAAGATCTGGGCGAGCACCCCTTGGTTGGCGGCGTGAATGTGTCAGGCCTGATGGCCTCCCTGCCCCTAACACCGCATAAAGAAAGCCGCGCCAAATTTGCCGGTGACGCAGGAACCGTCGGCTATATGTGCCGCGAACATTGCTTTAACAACAATCTGGTAATGCGCCACGTTGGCGACCGGATGATCATTTCCCCGCCTTTGGTGATCACGCCCGAAGAAATTGACGTTTTCGCAAAACGCGCAAAACAGGCGCTGGACGCAACCTATAAAGACCTGAAAGACAAGGACATGCTAAAAGCCGCGTCTTAA
- a CDS encoding ABC transporter ATP-binding protein: protein MSQTVFAPWENPDEKPLIRFQNVTKKFGEFTAIDDLTLDIFAQEFFALLGPSGCGKTTMMRMLAGFETVTEGRIELAGADIGPVPPNERAVNMMFQSYALFPHISVWENIAFGLRRDKKSKAEIEARVEEMLKLVRLEKFAHRKPHQISGGQRQRVALARSLAKAPKLLLLDEPLGALDKKLRQETQFELMDIQETTGTTFVIVTHDQEEAMTVASRVAVMDEGRVIQVATPAAIYEYPNSVYVADFIGDVNIIEGLASPSGTEEYALTWSDGQAPITATSQKTFSEGQKAHLAIRPEKIRISTEKPEDAVNAMQGKVLDIAYLGNLSTYHVELPGGQVIKAQTANTRRIARRDITWEDPVWISWSATAGVMLEQ, encoded by the coding sequence GTGAGCCAAACCGTTTTTGCCCCTTGGGAAAATCCCGACGAAAAACCGTTGATCCGGTTCCAGAACGTGACGAAAAAATTCGGTGAATTCACCGCTATTGACGATCTGACGCTTGATATCTTTGCACAGGAATTCTTTGCACTGCTCGGACCATCAGGCTGCGGCAAGACGACGATGATGCGCATGCTGGCAGGGTTTGAAACCGTCACCGAAGGGCGGATCGAACTTGCCGGTGCGGACATTGGTCCGGTCCCGCCGAATGAACGTGCGGTGAATATGATGTTCCAGTCCTACGCGCTTTTCCCCCATATCAGTGTTTGGGAAAACATCGCCTTCGGCCTGCGCCGCGATAAGAAAAGCAAAGCCGAGATCGAAGCGCGGGTTGAAGAGATGCTCAAGCTGGTGCGGCTTGAAAAATTTGCCCACCGTAAACCACACCAGATTTCCGGCGGTCAACGCCAACGCGTGGCTTTGGCCCGCTCGCTTGCGAAGGCACCTAAACTACTGCTGCTCGACGAACCGCTGGGCGCTTTGGACAAGAAACTGCGGCAGGAAACCCAGTTCGAACTGATGGACATTCAGGAAACCACCGGCACTACTTTTGTTATCGTGACACATGATCAGGAAGAAGCGATGACCGTGGCCTCTCGTGTGGCCGTAATGGACGAGGGGCGCGTTATTCAGGTGGCGACGCCTGCCGCGATTTATGAATATCCGAACTCCGTTTATGTTGCGGATTTCATTGGGGACGTGAACATCATCGAAGGGCTGGCAAGCCCGTCGGGCACAGAAGAATACGCGCTGACGTGGAGTGACGGACAAGCCCCGATCACCGCGACGTCGCAAAAGACATTCAGTGAGGGTCAAAAGGCCCACCTTGCGATCCGGCCTGAAAAGATCCGCATTTCGACAGAGAAACCAGAAGATGCGGTGAATGCCATGCAGGGCAAGGTTCTGGACATCGCTTATTTGGGAAACCTGTCTACCTATCACGTGGAACTGCCCGGTGGTCAGGTGATTAAAGCCCAGACCGCCAATACCCGCCGCATCGCGCGACGTGATATTACATGGGAAGACCCCGTCTGGATTTCGTGGAGCGCAACCGCTGGCGTGATGTTGGAACAATGA